One Euwallacea fornicatus isolate EFF26 chromosome 22, ASM4011564v1, whole genome shotgun sequence genomic region harbors:
- the LOC136346106 gene encoding sulfhydryl oxidase 2-like — translation MSPIVLKFLIFLLSTLFHLVNNASLDVGNKYQEFTGDQGLYTQKDDVEILTENNFKNAIIGSNRAWFIEFYNSWCGFCQRFAPSWKELATDIHHWRDMVVVAAIDCANDQNYPLCRDYEIMAYPTLRYYPEGFAETSKNYGENINRGVTAGDHRYDLVREIMKEQKQGRGKQFPDISPFSGSNIQAMLHEAAPDIKIALLLIQEPESLLGPQLLLDLHKIPKLLIKYAHSNNTDLVTGLPYSGSPSLYLIETEKEVESLRPPSYDRKDVLDFLKEKLKERDIAINFETEKEKKEKLQEKQNEVNDLLEKIKKMGDAVFQMDLETALRYSLKREIGGSKEITGEKLQALRTYLQVLTKYFPFGINGKALLQEVSALVESSDSVEGSKVGTLVRNAENESRQVFSTPQKWLACQGSSPQYRGYPCGLWRMFHYLTVNIADYSHEQRGDNPRLALEAMHGYIKNFFGCADCSQHFQEMAAKRELFKVSSFDDAILWLWEAHNEVNNRLSGDPTEDPDFPKLQFPSEKNCHQCRKSDGSWNTTEVLKYLKHIYSNVNISYLGADTKVIYLGLEGSANNSAGLQTEDVQIQTRPVGQGLIRRSDGMSSAATTKDKAFLRLLTFFVLTVSGVFNLWVHI, via the exons ATGTCCCCTATCGTATTGAAATTTCTTATCTTCCTACTCTCAACTCTATTTCATTTGGTAAACAATGCCTCTTTGGATGTCGGCAACAAGTACCAGGAATTTACAGGAGACCAAGGCCTGTATACACAGAAGGATGATGTGGAAATTTTAACAGAGaataacttcaaaaatgcTATCATAGGCAGTAACCGAGCCtggtttattgaattttataacaGCTGGTGTGGATTCTGCCAGAGATTTGCTCCATCTTGGAAGGAATTGGCAACTGACATCCACCATTGGAGGGATATGGTGGTAGTTGCAGCTATTGATTGTGCCAATGATCAGAATTATCCATTGTGCAGAGATTATGAAATTATGGCCTATCCCACATTGAGGTATTATCCTGAAGGGTTTGCGGAGACCTCAAAAAATTATGGTGAAAATATAAACAGAGGAGTAACTGCTGGAGATCATAGATATGATTTAGTGAGGGAGATTATGAAAGAACAGAAACAAG GCCGAGGAAAACAGTTCCCTGATATATCACCATTCAGTGGCTCTAACATTCAAGCAATGTTACATGAAGCAGCTCCTGatattaaaattgcattattacTAATCCAGGAACCTGAATCTTTACTTGGACCTCAACTTCTACTAGATTTGCACAAAATCCCCAAGTTACTTATCAAGTATGCTCATTCCAATAACACAGATCTTGTTACTGGTCTTCCATATTCAGGCTCTCCAAGCCTTTATCTCATAGAAACAGAAAAAGAGGTTGAATCCCTGAGGCCTCCTTCCTATGATCGCAAAGATGTGCTTGATtttctgaaagaaaaattaaaggaaagggatattgcaattaattttgaaactgagaaggaaaaaaaagaaaaattacaggAAAAGCAGAATGAAGTTAATGATTTAttggagaaaattaaaaagatggGAGATGCAGTTTTTCAAATGGATCTTGAAACTGCCTTAAG ATACTCCTTGAAGCGAGAAATTGGCGGTTCAAAAGAGATTACAGGAGAAAAGTTACAAGCATTGAGAACATATCTCCAGGTTTTgaccaaatattttccatttggtATAAATGGTAAAGCCCTTCTCCAAGAGGTTAGTGCATTAGTAGAGTCTTCAGATTCAGTTGAGGGCAGTAAAGTTGGTACTTTAGTGAGAAACGCCGAAAATGAATCTAGACAAGTGTTTTCAACTCCACAGAAATGGTTGG CTTGTCAGGGAAGTTCCCCTCAATATCGGGGATATCCTTGCGGATTATGGCGAATGTTCCACTACCTCACTGTAAATATCGCGGACTACAGCCATGAACAACGGGGAGATAATCCTCGCTTAGCTCTGGAAGCCATGCATggctatataaaaaatttcttcgGATGTGCCGATTGCAGtcaacattttcaagaaatggCTGCCAAGAGGGAACTCTTTAAAGTGTCCTCTTTCGACGACGCAATTTTATGGCTCTGGGAAGCTCATAATGAAGTGAATAATCGCCTTTCCGGAGATCCAACTGAAGACCCAGATTTCCCAAAACTCCAATTCCCCTCAGAGAAAAACTGCCATCAATGTCGAAAATCGGACGGTTCGTGGAATACCACAGAGGTTCTAAAATACCTCAAACACATCTACAGCAATGTGAACATTAGTTATTTGGGAGCCGACACAAAGGTTATCTACCTTGGTCTGGAGGGAAGTGCCAACAATTCCG cgGGGCTACAAACGGAAGATGTACAAATACAAACACGACCTGTTGGGCAAGGTTTAATCCGCAGAAGCGATGGCATGTCATCAGCAGCCACGACAAAAGATAAGGCATTTTTAAGACTATTAACGTTCTTCGTGTTAACCGTGTCTGGTGTTTTTAATCTTTGGGTCCatatttga
- the Flo1 gene encoding flotillin-1 isoform X2, giving the protein MTWGFVTCGPNEALVISGCCYSKPHLVPGGRAFIWPGVQRIQRISLNTMTLIVDSPKVYTSQGVPISVTGIAQVKIQSQNEEMLLAACEQFLGKPEKEIEHIALVTLEGHQRAIMGSMTVEELYKDRKKFSKQVFEVASSDLVNMGITVISYTIKDIRDEEGYLKSLGMARTAEVKRDARIGEAEARADAAVKEAIAEEQRMASVFLNDTEIAKARRDFELKKAAYDMEVQTKNAEAEMAYELQAAKTKQKIKEEEMQIMVVERTQQIAVQEQEIARRERELDSTVRRPAAAEKYKLQQLSEANRKKIILEAEVEAEALKLKGEAEAFAIEAKAKAEAEQMAKKAEAWKEYKEAAMIDMFLDVLPKVVAEVAAPLSQAKKVTMVSTGNGEVGAAKLTGEVLEIVNKVPELVKSMTGVDIAKSVKAVA; this is encoded by the exons ATGACCTGGGGATTTGTAACTTGCGGACCAAACGAAGCATTGGTGATTTCAG gatgCTGCTATAGCAAACCCCATTTAGTGCCTGGAGGTAGAGCATTTATTTGGCCTGGTGTACAAAGAATCCAAAG AATATCCCTGAATACTATGACTCTTATTGTAGACAGCCCCAAAGTGTACACAAGTCAAGGGGTTCCCATTTCTGTAACTGGAATTGCACAA GTGAAAATTCAAagtcaaaatgaagaaatgttGCTGGCAGCTTGTGAACAGTTTTTAGGCAAACCTGAGAAAGAGATTGAACATATAGCCTTAGTGACCTTAGAGGGCCATCAGAGGGCTATTATGGGCTCTATGACTGTGGAGGAGCTTTACAAAGACCGTAAGAAATTCAGCAAACAGGTTTTTGAAGTCGCCTCCTCCGATCTGGTCAATATGGGGATTACTGTCATCTCATACACTATCAAGGATATAAGGGATGAAGAG ggatatttgaaaagtttggGAATGGCACGGACAGCAGAAGTGAAACGGGATGCGAGAATAGGGGAAGCGGAAGCTCGGGCTGATGCGGCGGTCAAGGAGGCGATTGCAGAAGAACAGAGAATGGCGTCGGTGTTTTTAAACGATACAGAGATTGCTAAAGCTCGTCGTGATTTCGAGCTTAAAAAAGCCGCGTATGATATGGAAGTGCAAACTAAAAATGCTGAGGCCGAGATGGCATACGAACTACAAGCGGCAAAAACTAAGCAAAAGATTAAGGAAGAAGAGATGCAGATTATG GTCGTTGAAAGAACGCAACAAATAGCCGTTCAAGAACAAGAAATAGCCAGGCGTGAAAGAGAATTGGATTCAACAGTAAGGCGTCCGGCTGCGGCGGAGAAATACAAATTACAACAGCTGTCCGAGGCTAATCGAAAGAAGATTATATTGGAGGCTGAAGTCGAAGCTGAAGCTCTCAAATTAAaag GTGAAGCAGAAGCATTCGCGATTGAAGCAAAAGCCAAGGCCGAAGCCGAACAAATGGCCAAAAAAGCTGAAGCGTGGAAGGAATATAAAGAGGCTGCGATGATTGACATGTTTCTGGACGTTTTGCCGAAG GTGGTAGCTGAAGTCGCTGCTCCCCTTTCACAAGCCAAAAAGGTCACCATGGTTTCCACAGGAAACGGTGAAGTGGGCGCCGCAAAATTAACCGGGGAAGTCTTGGAGATCGTTAATAAAGTACCTGAACTCGTTAAATCGATGACCGGAGTAGATATTGCCAAG tcTGTGAAAGCTGTTGCCTAA
- the LOC136346103 gene encoding protein MMS22-like, whose protein sequence is MSRDITLKRCNQQLFDITEHYQDLFSNDQNREFKSATQVTFNIDHHTYYTEDIIEDIEEHHNVIFQLVRAQIFQLQQIALNSQDPLLSNGSSSGKFISAAFEGIIQSIIMVLNNESDLGTKSAILKLTRAFSCSLVPLNKLEENVLSKMKYSKIEICPFFQYFHTLLDIYYFLLLLYSISSEQTEPLESHLECIITNMFLLFKINITNFNNPQMCNCTKSFWLVVQLIAEKKEPNQVLFWNTFNKVLQSESPLIVLSFLKEVADVERFDTSLKDMGAACERIKPNYSLLENKFKELLNLHTVSNCDILSSSLKIVEPLICDLWAKEGKIDILLIIWDFYSKRLNVSNNLSGNISATSLVEMLDLAITSPQHCKEDFQIFVGILKNYLQKHPLHWGKIKGRIYSQLGPNKAKDLTDIGVMHVMMLYLALSTVYFNEMEKKMLVFLESLPKGTKYNLQTWNIYAAVVLQYVRNGHSIERISPPILRMLQEASTDQKLHHLIKNFINNLQVIVNHSNNMQLHQWTLLGPWFTHYQSVCYFPDLKISLAVLMSILEKCSNADYWTVWEPFFKDCVYSALKQLAITFSPPSIIGKIAGKLILNCNNLIDNSFKFFLVDLVAPKISSTFLEVVLNCYPDRLILTPEQENMALQCWVNVCFLSVEPQVELTQQVIKLECFSKALKTRIKESPEPMEAFIEYLGSNDSVNVQSTMHLLKLCETALGNLDKIIAQYLMNPEDEKIVFKIYRHSSLIFLTCGNLIYNRNKSVTILTKLVQVLLLPMDFLMGKRPIHNFIINALKTCWPTFFDALINLNTIKDPYLERTLRDMVAKYLPLFPTSESVIVASLETLSTAEVVLDKIAIVYLKPPINESDGNVAKALKIISDITKSTTSPSLYRLLIDKILFGLFEVIIFHSQRNIAIGVVRDITNSHLFQEVKSEFKKVILDVTQKNMAINSINYFQLMVCVAKFVPHEMRDVFESVRAHVGHVEKVRGVGFDQSLRLQLERLEHAINENLS, encoded by the exons ATGTCCAGGGATATAACGctcaaaagatgcaatcaacaACTCTTCGATATAACAGAACACTACCAAGATCTCTTCTCCAATGATCAAAACCGAGAGTTTAAGAGTGCGACTCAAGTAACGTTTAACATAGACCACCATACATATTATACTGAAGACATCATTGAAGATATTGAAGAACAtcataatgttatttttcaacttgTACGAGCACAGATTTTTCAACTGCAACAAATTGCACTCAATAGTCAAGATCCACTCTTGTCGAACGGCTCCTCttcaggaaaatttatttctgctGCATTTGAAGGGATAATTCAAAGTATAATAATGGTACTCAACAATGAGAGTGATCTTGGAACCAAAagtgccattttaaaattaacaagaGCCTTTTCATGCTCATTAGTCcctttaaacaaattagaggaaaatgtgttatcaaaaatgaaatattcaaaaatagaaatatgcCCTTTTTTCCAGTACTTCCATACattattagatatttattatttccttttaCTACTTTATTCAATAAGCTCAGAGCAAACAGAACCACTAGAAAGCCACCTTGAATGTATTATAACTAATATGTtcttattgtttaaaataaacattaccAATTTCAATAATCCTCAAATGTGCAACTGCACGAAATCTTTTTGGCTGGTAGTTCAATtaattgcagaaaaaaaagaaccaAATCAAGTATTATTTTGGAATACATTCAATAAAGTTCTGCAATCAGAAAGTCCATTGATAGTTTTAAGTTTCCTGAAAGAAGTTGCTGATGTTGAAAGGTTTGACACCAGCCTCAAAGATATGGGTGCTGCCTGTGAGAGAATAAAACCCAATTATTCCTTactggaaaataaattcaaagaaCTTCTTAATCTACATACTGTTAGCAACTGTGATATTTTATCTAGTAGTCTCAAGATTGTTGAACCATTGATATGTGACTTGTGGGCCAAAGAGGGCAAGATTGACATTTTGCTGATCATTTGGGATTTCTACAGCAAAAGACTGAATGTATCCAATAATTTGTCAGGAAACATTTCAGCCACAAGTTTGGTTGAAATGTTGGATTTAGCAATAACATCACCACAACACTGTAAAGaagatttccaaatttttgttGGCATACTGAAAAATTACCTACAGAAGCATCCTCTGCATTGGGGAAAAATAAAAGGTAGGATTTATTCCCAGTTGGGGCCAAATAAAGCTAAGGATCTGACTGATATTGGGGTGATGCATGTGATGATGTTATATCTTGCCTTAAGCACTgtttatttcaatgaaatggAGAAGAAGATGTTGGTGTTTTTGGAGAGTTTGCCTAAAGGAACTAAATACAATCTACAGACATGGAATATATATGCTGCAGTG GTTTTACAATATGTACGTAATGGGCACTCCATTGAAAGAATATCTCCTCCCATATTACGGATGCTCCAAGAAGCCAGCACCGACCAGAAACTTCACCATTTAATCAAGAACTTCATAAACAATCTACAAGTAATTGTAAATCATAGTAACAACATGCAGCTGCATCAATGGACCTTATTAGGGCCATGGTTTACTCATTACCAATCTGTTTGTTATTTTCCTGATTTGAAGATATCTCTAGCGGTTCTGATGTCGATATTGGAAAAGTGCAGTAACGCGGATTATTGGACTGTTTGGGAACCCTTCTTTAAAGATTGTGTGTATTCCGCGTTGAAACAATTAGCCATAACTTTTAGTCCTCCCTCCATAATCGGAAAAATAGCTGGTAAATTGATATTgaattgtaataatttaattgataattcctttaagttttttttggtTGATTTGGTGGCACCTAAGATATCGTCGACTTTTTTGGAGGTAGTATTGAATTGTTATCCTGATAGGTTAATTCTCACCCCCGAGCAAGAAAATATGGCACTGCAGTGTTGGGTAAATGTATGTTTTCTCTCCGTCGAGCCTCAAGTTGAGTTAACCCAACAGGTGATTAAACTAGAGTGTTTTTCTAAAGCTTTGAAAACTCGTATAAAAGAATCTCCCGAGCCAATGGAGGCGTTTATAGAGTATCTAGGCAGCAATGACAGTGTCAATGTTCAATCTACCAtgcatttattaaaactttgtgAGACCGCCTTAGGGAACTTGGATAAAATTATCGCGCAATATTTGATGAATCCTGAAGATGAAAAGAtagtattcaaaatttatagaCATTCATCTCTTATATTTCTAACTTgtggtaatttaatttataatagaaACAAATCCGTGACTATCTTGACCAAACTCGTCCAGGTTCTCCTTTTGCCAATGGATTTTCTAATGGGTAAAAGACCCAttcataatttcattattaatgcCTTGAAAACATGTTGGCCTACATTTTTCGACGCTCTTATAAATCTTAACACGATTAAAGATCCTTATTTGGAGAGAACTTTACGAGATATGGTGGCGAAATATCTACCACTTTTTCCTACATCTGAGTCTGTGATTGTGGCCTCTCTAGAAACACTCAGCACCGCTGAAGTTGTGTTAGACAAAATCGCAATTGTCTATTTAAAACCACCGATAAACGAGTCAGATGGAAATGTGGCGaaagcattaaaaataatatccgATATTACCAAAAGCACCACATCACCGTCGCTGTATAGGCTTTTGATAGATAAAATACTATTTGGTTTATTTGAAGTAATCATTTTTCATTCTCAAAGAAACATTGCCATCGGTGTTGTGAGGGATATCACAAACTCCCATTTATTCCAAGAAGTGAaaagtgaatttaaaaaagttattttggatgtgactcaaaaaaatatggcgATAAATAGTATAAACTATTTCCAATTGATGGTTTGTGTGGCAAAGTTCGTGCCGCATGAAATGAGAGATGTTTTTGAGAGTGTTAGAGCCCATGTTGGACATGTCGAGAAAGTTAGAGGGGTTGGGTTTGATCAATCGTTGCGGTTGCAGTTAGAGCGGCTAGAACATGCgatcaatgaaaatttgtcgTAA
- the LOC136346183 gene encoding suppressor APC domain-containing protein 2, with translation MTSTLDNLPKQFVHAMRTLFDIMDDKQIGYVNFADIEARWQDDGSKGLPKGVLESLRKVTPPNGMLTFERFCAGLKICLLRNQLESRNDPHEAVQEMGKIPNLINRPPSAPLLDLVDNNHATKSAWGSNLSNTAAVRPNNISSHQQNVTRTFSMPQLKDQQGDQAFEKPPPLTAQNLSKLPLYGPPKPPRTAIGVERTTGTSSGNLDRAEIRTALVNWQMGLLTTQDQGVKESKGVSNAPSQTYNGFLRSSRSLGDGKAAVQPDLPIPASAQPQAIYQRKPVSKRREPRRHTLQNGIDYNMLKRMKQIEQEKEVLMNGLGAVEKARDWYLKQIANVQEKMKYLGRMGHVEMWSEAQQERLELQKARVFEVNRHLSALTESWERGGLPLHMNLAVHHFPPSQEAPDRLKQQNRMLTEELSKKSERIASLEREKASLIQVLQLQSQQVRNSGNEEAVF, from the exons ATGACTTCAACGTTAGATAACTTGCCCAAACAATTTGTGCATGCAATGAGGACTTTATTCGACATCATGGACGACAAACAAATAGGATACGTGAACTTTGCTGATATAG AGGCAAGGTGGCAAGACGATGGATCCAAAGGATTGCCCAAGGGGGTACTGGAAAGCTTGCGAAAAGTAACTCCGCCCAATGGAATGCTGACTTTCGAACGATTTTGCGCTGGTCTTAAAATCTGTCTGCTGAGGAATCAACTGGAGTCTAGAAACGACCCACATGAAGCTGTGCAAGAGATGGGCAAg ATTCCGAACTTGATCAATCGACCTCCCTCAGCGCCGCTACTGGATTTAGTAGACAATAATCATGCTACAAAATCAGCATGGGGGAGCAATCTCAGTAACACAGCGGCGGTCCGTCCCAATAACATTAGCTCACATCAACAAAACGTTACTAGAACCTTTAGCATGCCTCAACTGAAGGATCAACAAGGTGACCAAGCATTCGAGAAACCTCCTCCTTTAACAG ctcaaaatttgagtaaaCTTCCGTTGTATGGACCGCCAAAGCCTCCACGGACCGCCATAGGAGTGGAACGAACTACTGGAACTTCTTCTGGGAATCTAGATAGAGCTGAAATTAGGACTGCCTTGGTTAACTGGCAAATGGGACTTCTCACCACCCAAGATCAGGGTGTTAAGGAGAGCAAAGGCGTCTCTAATGCACCATCACAG acCTACAACGGCTTCCTTCGGTCAAGCAGAAGTCTTGGCGATGGTAAAGCTGCTGTCCAGCCGGATCTTCCCATTCCTGCGTCCGCCCAACCACAGGCAATTTACCAAAGAAAACCTGTGTCGAAAAGACGAGAACCACGTAGACATACGCTGCAAAATGGAATTGATTACAACATGCTCAAAAGAATGAAGCAGATCGAGCAAGAGAAAGAG GTCCTAATGAACGGTCTTGGAGCCGTTGAAAAAGCGAGAGATTGGTATCTGAAGCAGATCGCAAACGTccaggaaaaaatgaaatatctaGGCCGCATGGGCCACGTG GAAATGTGGTCCGAGGCACAGCAAGAACGCTTAGAACTTCAAAAAGCTCGAGTGTTTGAGGTAAATCGACACTTATCTGCCCTCACTGAGAGCTGGGAAAGAGGAGGCTTGCCGCTTCACATGAATTTGGCTGTTCATCACTTCCCGCCCTCACAAGAGGCGCCTGACCGGCTCAAGCAGCAAAATCGAATGTTGACAGAG GAGTTGTCCAAAAAAAGTGAAAGGATTGCGTCCTTGGAAAGAGAAAAGGCCAGTTTGATACAAGTGTTGCAGCTACAGTCGCAACAAGTTAGAAATAGCGGTAATGAAGAAGCAGTATTTTAG
- the Flo1 gene encoding flotillin-1 isoform X1, which produces MTWGFVTCGPNEALVISGCCYSKPHLVPGGRAFIWPGVQRIQRISLNTMTLIVDSPKVYTSQGVPISVTGIAQVKIQSQNEEMLLAACEQFLGKPEKEIEHIALVTLEGHQRAIMGSMTVEELYKDRKKFSKQVFEVASSDLVNMGITVISYTIKDIRDEEGYLKSLGMARTAEVKRDARIGEAEARADAAVKEAIAEEQRMASVFLNDTEIAKARRDFELKKAAYDMEVQTKNAEAEMAYELQAAKTKQKIKEEEMQIMVVERTQQIAVQEQEIARRERELDSTVRRPAAAEKYKLQQLSEANRKKIILEAEVEAEALKLKGEAEAFAIEAKAKAEAEQMAKKAEAWKEYKEAAMIDMFLDVLPKVVAEVAAPLSQAKKVTMVSTGNGEVGAAKLTGEVLEIVNKVPELVKSMTGVDIAKVIDKSHRGIGDF; this is translated from the exons ATGACCTGGGGATTTGTAACTTGCGGACCAAACGAAGCATTGGTGATTTCAG gatgCTGCTATAGCAAACCCCATTTAGTGCCTGGAGGTAGAGCATTTATTTGGCCTGGTGTACAAAGAATCCAAAG AATATCCCTGAATACTATGACTCTTATTGTAGACAGCCCCAAAGTGTACACAAGTCAAGGGGTTCCCATTTCTGTAACTGGAATTGCACAA GTGAAAATTCAAagtcaaaatgaagaaatgttGCTGGCAGCTTGTGAACAGTTTTTAGGCAAACCTGAGAAAGAGATTGAACATATAGCCTTAGTGACCTTAGAGGGCCATCAGAGGGCTATTATGGGCTCTATGACTGTGGAGGAGCTTTACAAAGACCGTAAGAAATTCAGCAAACAGGTTTTTGAAGTCGCCTCCTCCGATCTGGTCAATATGGGGATTACTGTCATCTCATACACTATCAAGGATATAAGGGATGAAGAG ggatatttgaaaagtttggGAATGGCACGGACAGCAGAAGTGAAACGGGATGCGAGAATAGGGGAAGCGGAAGCTCGGGCTGATGCGGCGGTCAAGGAGGCGATTGCAGAAGAACAGAGAATGGCGTCGGTGTTTTTAAACGATACAGAGATTGCTAAAGCTCGTCGTGATTTCGAGCTTAAAAAAGCCGCGTATGATATGGAAGTGCAAACTAAAAATGCTGAGGCCGAGATGGCATACGAACTACAAGCGGCAAAAACTAAGCAAAAGATTAAGGAAGAAGAGATGCAGATTATG GTCGTTGAAAGAACGCAACAAATAGCCGTTCAAGAACAAGAAATAGCCAGGCGTGAAAGAGAATTGGATTCAACAGTAAGGCGTCCGGCTGCGGCGGAGAAATACAAATTACAACAGCTGTCCGAGGCTAATCGAAAGAAGATTATATTGGAGGCTGAAGTCGAAGCTGAAGCTCTCAAATTAAaag GTGAAGCAGAAGCATTCGCGATTGAAGCAAAAGCCAAGGCCGAAGCCGAACAAATGGCCAAAAAAGCTGAAGCGTGGAAGGAATATAAAGAGGCTGCGATGATTGACATGTTTCTGGACGTTTTGCCGAAG GTGGTAGCTGAAGTCGCTGCTCCCCTTTCACAAGCCAAAAAGGTCACCATGGTTTCCACAGGAAACGGTGAAGTGGGCGCCGCAAAATTAACCGGGGAAGTCTTGGAGATCGTTAATAAAGTACCTGAACTCGTTAAATCGATGACCGGAGTAGATATTGCCAAG GTAATAGATAAGTCGCACAGGGGCATTGGAGATTTCTGA